The Halomonas sp. KG2 genome contains a region encoding:
- a CDS encoding TAXI family TRAP transporter solute-binding subunit, with product MHHSIRSLYRTLGVSAATLALAAAAMTAQAETRVTYKSASAGTAYYQMGVELSEAVRQGTDDAIILTLEESQGSVQNVMEVMARQGNYVFTTPPALVEQAMAGEGAFAERQHPRFQEIRGLFPIPSITMHFVIAGDGGVTDMAALEDKHILIGRGTFGAREATRYLELFGLEEKVRVADASIGSGPDALKNGQIDAFVTASSFPTPNVIETAASMPITLVSFSDEQIAQTGAARQTIPGGTYPGVDEDVQTTSLPVIAYTTSQMDDETAYALTKTFWERRDAMAEETAWWSSISPDMLSNMTGTLHPGALRYYEEAGVDVPDALR from the coding sequence ATGCACCACTCCATTCGCTCCCTTTATCGCACGTTAGGCGTCTCGGCTGCCACGCTTGCCCTTGCCGCTGCTGCAATGACAGCACAAGCAGAAACACGGGTTACCTATAAATCAGCATCGGCGGGAACCGCCTATTACCAGATGGGTGTTGAACTCTCTGAGGCAGTGCGCCAAGGCACTGACGATGCCATTATCCTGACATTAGAAGAAAGCCAGGGCTCAGTGCAGAACGTGATGGAGGTGATGGCTCGGCAAGGTAACTATGTATTCACTACGCCGCCAGCCTTAGTTGAACAGGCTATGGCTGGGGAAGGAGCTTTTGCCGAGCGTCAGCATCCTCGCTTCCAAGAAATTCGCGGCCTATTTCCTATTCCCTCTATCACCATGCATTTTGTGATCGCAGGCGATGGCGGTGTGACCGATATGGCTGCGCTTGAAGATAAGCACATCTTAATCGGCCGAGGTACTTTTGGCGCTCGGGAAGCTACTCGGTATCTAGAGCTGTTTGGGCTGGAAGAGAAAGTGCGTGTTGCTGACGCTTCTATTGGAAGTGGGCCAGATGCGTTAAAAAATGGTCAGATTGATGCCTTTGTGACGGCCAGCTCCTTCCCAACCCCGAATGTTATTGAAACGGCTGCCAGCATGCCAATCACCCTGGTTAGCTTTAGCGATGAGCAGATAGCGCAAACAGGCGCTGCTCGCCAGACGATTCCTGGTGGCACGTACCCAGGCGTGGATGAGGATGTGCAAACCACGTCGCTGCCGGTCATCGCTTATACAACTTCACAAATGGATGACGAGACCGCGTATGCTCTGACAAAAACCTTCTGGGAGCGTCGCGATGCCATGGCTGAAGAAACGGCTTGGTGGAGCAGTATCTCGCCCGATATGCTGAGTAATATGACCGGTACGCTGCACCCCGGTGCACTGCGTTATTATGAAGAAGCAGGAGTCGATGTGCCTGACGCTCTTCGATAG